In the genome of Mucisphaera calidilacus, one region contains:
- the serB gene encoding phosphoserine phosphatase SerB: MLYILHITGPDGPGITRRVMSALGGVPILDLNQSVIHQSVLLAMVVRVPDRGVIESVWSACDELGMTLTTSVLSESDYEAWRVAEGRPRYILTLIARTLTAERVRVVAEALADRGLNIEVITRLSGRPAIDNGRAAADSNGVASVEMAVRGELADAQDLKSAFLEISREHGIDVAWQVDDAFRRVRRLVAFDMDSTLIQHEVIDELAIEAGVGDRVAAVTESAMRGELDFEASLRQRVALLAGLSEEALWAVGERLNLTEGAETLVRNLKYLGYKTAILSGGFTYFGHMLQERLGIDYVAANQLEIIGGKLTGKVVGSVVDAQRKAERLEEIAGEEGIRLEQTIAVGDGANDLPMLSRAGLGIAFHAKPVVQASADQKITELGLDAILYLIGMKDSERVEDAGD; this comes from the coding sequence ATGCTCTACATCCTGCACATCACGGGTCCGGACGGGCCGGGGATCACGCGGCGGGTGATGTCGGCGTTGGGTGGCGTCCCGATTCTGGATCTTAACCAATCGGTGATTCATCAGTCGGTGCTGCTGGCGATGGTGGTGCGTGTGCCGGACCGGGGTGTGATCGAGTCGGTGTGGTCGGCGTGCGACGAGTTGGGGATGACGCTGACGACAAGCGTGCTCAGCGAATCGGACTACGAGGCGTGGCGGGTGGCGGAGGGTCGTCCGCGTTACATCCTGACGCTGATTGCGCGGACGCTGACGGCGGAGCGTGTGCGCGTGGTGGCGGAGGCGCTGGCGGACCGGGGTCTGAACATCGAGGTGATCACGCGGCTGTCGGGGCGGCCGGCGATCGACAACGGTCGGGCTGCGGCCGACTCCAACGGGGTGGCGAGCGTGGAGATGGCGGTGCGGGGCGAGCTGGCGGACGCGCAGGACCTCAAGTCGGCGTTTCTGGAGATCAGCCGGGAGCACGGGATCGATGTCGCGTGGCAGGTGGACGACGCGTTCCGGCGTGTGCGTCGGCTGGTGGCGTTCGACATGGACTCCACGCTGATCCAGCACGAGGTGATCGACGAGCTGGCGATCGAAGCGGGTGTCGGTGATCGTGTGGCGGCGGTGACGGAGTCGGCGATGCGTGGGGAGCTGGACTTCGAGGCGTCGCTGCGGCAGCGGGTGGCGTTGCTGGCGGGGCTGTCGGAGGAGGCACTCTGGGCGGTGGGTGAGCGGCTGAACCTGACCGAGGGTGCGGAGACGCTCGTTCGGAACCTGAAGTACCTGGGTTACAAGACGGCGATCCTGTCGGGCGGGTTTACTTACTTCGGCCACATGCTGCAGGAGCGGCTGGGGATCGACTACGTCGCGGCGAATCAGCTGGAGATCATCGGCGGGAAGCTGACGGGCAAGGTGGTAGGTTCGGTGGTGGACGCGCAGCGTAAGGCCGAGCGGCTCGAGGAGATCGCGGGCGAGGAGGGGATCCGGCTGGAGCAGACGATCGCGGTGGGCGACGGCGCCAACGACCTGCCGATGCTCAGCCGGGCGGGCCTGGGGATCGCGTTCCACGCCAAGCCGGTGGTTCAGGCGTCGGCGGACCAGAAGATCACGGAGCTGGGCCTGGACGCGATTCTCTACCTGATCGGGATGAAGGACAGCGAGCGGGTGGAGGACGCGGGGGACTGA
- a CDS encoding AAA family ATPase → MRTIAVINQKGGCGKTTVSINIAAVLAAKGHRTLLVDMDPQSHCALGLAVPEEQIERSVADVLAAGLNGSLGIPDVVWQVARHFDLAPSTMALAGIEQKLAQATDKDRRLAHILATVDAKYDFCIIDCPPSIGLLTFNALRAAREVVIPVETGYFAMRGAVKQQQTIEMLARRVGHVARFKILPTMYDVRTKLAREILSELKKHFGDKLLPVVVNFNAKLKEAASFGQPITEYDASSRGMSDFDRLADWLLENAPAQQIAEMMPGEEPAPTSNPTLSRAAELVERARALTSRAAAMPNGAPPTPDLATETIAAQQPNNPVAIIDEPAPPADPTLQEKLARIYGVRTTSQGLLFVQPANGAAKLEIAADFNNWNPALTPMKRDDNLGVWQVQVPLAPGEYKYRLVADGRWYNDPYNPRVEHNPFGDLNNVVAAT, encoded by the coding sequence GTGAGGACCATCGCGGTCATCAACCAGAAGGGCGGCTGTGGCAAGACCACAGTCTCAATCAACATCGCCGCCGTCCTCGCCGCCAAGGGACACCGGACCCTCCTCGTCGACATGGACCCGCAGTCCCACTGCGCCCTCGGTCTCGCCGTCCCCGAAGAACAGATCGAACGCTCCGTCGCCGACGTCCTCGCCGCCGGACTCAACGGTTCCCTCGGCATCCCCGACGTCGTCTGGCAGGTCGCACGCCACTTCGACCTCGCGCCCTCCACCATGGCACTCGCCGGCATCGAACAGAAACTCGCTCAGGCCACCGACAAGGACCGACGACTCGCGCACATCCTCGCCACCGTCGACGCCAAGTACGACTTCTGCATCATCGACTGCCCGCCCTCCATCGGGCTCCTCACCTTCAACGCACTCCGCGCCGCACGCGAGGTCGTCATCCCCGTCGAGACCGGCTACTTCGCCATGCGCGGCGCCGTCAAGCAGCAACAGACCATCGAGATGCTCGCGCGACGCGTCGGGCACGTCGCACGCTTCAAGATCCTCCCCACCATGTACGACGTGCGGACCAAACTCGCCCGCGAAATCCTCTCCGAGCTCAAAAAACACTTCGGCGACAAGCTCCTGCCCGTCGTCGTCAACTTCAACGCCAAACTCAAAGAGGCCGCCTCCTTCGGCCAGCCCATCACCGAGTACGACGCCTCCTCACGCGGCATGTCCGACTTCGACCGGCTCGCCGACTGGCTCCTCGAGAACGCCCCCGCTCAGCAGATCGCCGAGATGATGCCGGGCGAAGAACCCGCGCCCACCTCCAACCCCACACTCAGCCGCGCCGCCGAACTCGTCGAACGCGCACGGGCCCTCACCTCACGCGCCGCCGCCATGCCCAACGGCGCTCCACCCACACCCGATCTCGCGACCGAGACCATCGCCGCCCAGCAGCCGAACAACCCCGTCGCCATCATCGACGAGCCCGCGCCGCCCGCCGACCCCACCCTCCAGGAAAAACTCGCGCGTATCTACGGCGTGCGAACCACCAGCCAGGGACTCCTCTTCGTCCAGCCGGCAAACGGCGCCGCGAAACTCGAAATCGCCGCCGACTTCAACAACTGGAACCCCGCACTCACGCCCATGAAACGCGACGACAACCTCGGCGTCTGGCAGGTCCAGGTGCCCCTCGCCCCGGGCGAATACAAGTACCGACTCGTCGCCGACGGACGCTGGTACAACGACCCCTACAACCCCCGTGTCGAACACAACCCCTTCGGCGACCTCAACAACGTCGTCGCCGCAACCTAG
- a CDS encoding glycosyltransferase: MTHDPVLLVIPNLQAVTNHEGRVFITQKFLEGVTDYTRLWPGPVRVSMGQQNQPTGNLDERPFNAEDWPFTLNLHKQGTYTDQDLKAADLVLAGIGYGHDQLPRDCAQHNKPCVLITEYTSRTRRQMILADAHAGWLRKLRRLLWDRGQEQRNRNAVRQAAGVQCNGTPTYRDYQPLNPNTITYFDTRFTSSMVRPRTRTLPADGRPLQLAFSGRLIDMKGARHLVPIASILRDRGVGFQLHVFGDGPCKPVIEQDGRELIRSGHLLVRGVVPFNPDLVDIMQNEIDLFVCPHLQGDPSCTYAETISCGVPIAGYPNEAWAGMCHAIPAGSVASSMKPSALADQIIDTLNDPDTYNAQALACQRFNEHNTFEQVSRQRVDHMIRTLRQHQQDS, from the coding sequence ATGACTCATGACCCGGTACTCCTGGTGATCCCCAACCTCCAGGCCGTCACCAACCACGAGGGACGGGTCTTCATCACCCAGAAGTTCCTCGAGGGTGTCACCGACTACACACGCCTCTGGCCCGGGCCCGTCCGCGTCTCCATGGGCCAGCAGAACCAGCCCACCGGCAACCTCGACGAGCGACCCTTCAACGCCGAAGACTGGCCCTTCACGCTCAACCTGCACAAGCAGGGCACCTACACCGATCAGGACCTCAAGGCCGCCGACCTCGTCCTCGCGGGCATCGGCTACGGCCACGACCAGCTCCCCCGGGACTGCGCACAACACAACAAGCCCTGCGTGCTCATCACCGAGTACACCAGCAGAACGCGACGGCAGATGATCCTCGCCGACGCTCACGCAGGCTGGCTCCGCAAGCTCCGACGCCTGCTCTGGGATCGCGGCCAGGAGCAACGCAACCGAAACGCCGTCAGGCAGGCCGCGGGCGTTCAGTGCAACGGCACGCCCACCTACCGCGACTACCAGCCCCTTAACCCCAACACCATCACCTACTTCGACACACGCTTCACCAGCAGCATGGTCCGGCCACGCACACGAACCCTGCCCGCCGACGGCCGGCCGCTGCAGCTCGCCTTCTCCGGACGACTCATCGACATGAAAGGCGCACGCCACCTCGTCCCCATCGCCAGCATCCTCCGCGACCGAGGCGTCGGCTTCCAGCTCCACGTCTTCGGCGACGGGCCCTGCAAGCCCGTCATCGAGCAGGACGGCCGTGAACTCATCCGGTCGGGCCACCTGCTCGTCCGAGGCGTCGTGCCCTTCAACCCCGACCTCGTCGACATCATGCAGAACGAGATCGACCTCTTCGTCTGCCCCCACCTCCAGGGCGACCCCAGCTGCACCTACGCCGAAACCATCTCCTGCGGCGTGCCGATCGCCGGATACCCCAACGAGGCATGGGCCGGCATGTGCCACGCCATCCCCGCCGGCTCCGTCGCCTCAAGCATGAAACCCTCGGCCCTCGCCGATCAGATCATCGACACCCTCAACGACCCGGATACCTACAACGCTCAAGCCCTGGCCTGCCAACGGTTCAACGAACACAACACCTTCGAGCAGGTCTCACGCCAGCGCGTCGATCACATGATCCGCACGCTCAGGCAGCACCAGCAGGATTCCTGA
- a CDS encoding tetratricopeptide repeat protein, which translates to MPHPATKTALLLALALLPAIPACDEAPSGQPAVEALSEEEAAIAISTQEQRLMEAISRKEPLPEPLLKDIHQLVERLPEHPFAQSLLARTYLAQGRGQDALAAARRSLDLAPEQTQLRLLAGTIALDVHHNAEALEYLEAVAQDLADDPKAQLLLGTARLRNDQPESADRAFTRAIRLDPTAHRGHGGRSAVALRNDDLPAALRHLRLAMERTDDLDEPDVWRAYTVRKARILRQLGRPADAITELQKLPINDQVQTDATTEYANALHALGRTADAATYFEQLTLVLPENPVIHAQAARWNHRANNPDKAAEYLRNALSINPQHPLVREVQQEIQTTPQ; encoded by the coding sequence ATGCCCCATCCCGCCACCAAAACGGCCCTCCTCCTCGCACTCGCCCTCCTCCCGGCCATCCCGGCCTGCGACGAAGCCCCCTCAGGCCAGCCCGCCGTCGAAGCCCTCTCCGAGGAGGAAGCCGCTATCGCCATCTCCACCCAGGAACAACGCCTGATGGAGGCGATCAGCCGCAAAGAACCCCTCCCCGAACCACTCCTCAAAGACATCCACCAGCTCGTCGAACGTCTCCCCGAACACCCCTTCGCCCAGTCTCTCCTCGCCCGCACCTACCTCGCCCAGGGGCGGGGACAGGACGCCCTTGCAGCCGCCCGCCGATCCCTCGATCTCGCCCCCGAACAGACCCAGCTCCGGCTCCTCGCCGGCACCATCGCCCTCGACGTCCACCACAACGCCGAAGCCCTCGAATACCTCGAGGCCGTCGCCCAGGACCTCGCCGACGACCCCAAGGCACAACTGCTCCTCGGCACCGCTCGGCTGCGAAACGACCAGCCCGAATCCGCCGACCGGGCCTTCACCCGCGCCATCCGACTCGACCCCACCGCCCACCGCGGCCATGGCGGACGATCCGCCGTCGCCCTCCGCAACGACGACCTCCCCGCCGCACTCCGACACCTCCGCCTCGCCATGGAACGCACCGACGACCTCGACGAACCCGACGTCTGGCGCGCCTACACCGTCCGCAAGGCACGCATCCTCCGGCAACTCGGACGACCCGCCGACGCCATCACCGAACTCCAGAAACTCCCCATCAACGACCAGGTCCAAACCGACGCCACCACCGAGTACGCCAACGCCCTCCACGCCCTCGGCCGAACCGCCGATGCCGCCACCTACTTCGAACAACTCACCCTCGTCCTCCCCGAAAACCCCGTCATCCACGCCCAGGCCGCCCGCTGGAACCACCGCGCCAACAACCCCGACAAAGCCGCCGAGTACCTCCGCAACGCGCTGAGCATCAATCCCCAACACCCCCTCGTCCGCGAAGTCCAACAGGAAATCCAAACCACCCCCCAGTAA
- the ffh gene encoding signal recognition particle protein, producing the protein MFGQLSERFESALRRLSGESHLSEANVREAMEDVRTALLEADVHYDVVASFCERVQQEALGEAVLKAVKPGEQMIKIVNDELVRLLGGDEALEAGEEAVDPSQAPPPIMEVVPGPTVVMMSGLQGSGKTTTCGKLAAYYKKRGKKVLLAAADLQRPAAVTQLRVLADQVQNDVEGAGSVACYAEPEKVAEYGKAVGAAVTVCKNALARAKRDEVDILILDTAGRLHVNAELMGELRQVAGAVTPHQILLVIDAMTGQDAVNSAKAFDEQLEIDGVVLTKYDSDTRGGAALSVRQVTGRPIKFVGVGEKLDALEAFHPTRVAGRILGMGDVVSLVEKAQEQVSEEEALALQEKMAKGQMTMDDFLGQLRAIRRMGSFKSLLGMLPGVGQAIKDLPIEEKQIDRTEAIIQSMNREERKGRAALDNSRRRRISRGSGTQAEDVSQLVKGFEMVSQMGKAMSGMGMLSKAKSMAGMSPDAAMASMGGMPGMPKRKGSTRSESVKKKFKQRKRRK; encoded by the coding sequence GTGTTTGGTCAGCTTTCAGAACGTTTTGAGTCGGCGCTGCGTCGGTTGTCGGGGGAGAGTCATCTGTCCGAGGCCAACGTGCGTGAGGCGATGGAGGACGTGCGGACGGCGTTGCTGGAGGCGGACGTGCACTACGACGTGGTGGCGTCGTTCTGCGAGCGTGTCCAGCAGGAGGCGTTGGGCGAGGCGGTGCTCAAAGCGGTCAAGCCCGGCGAGCAGATGATCAAGATCGTCAACGACGAGCTGGTGCGTCTGCTGGGCGGTGACGAGGCGTTGGAGGCGGGCGAGGAGGCGGTGGACCCGAGTCAGGCGCCGCCTCCGATCATGGAGGTGGTCCCGGGGCCGACGGTGGTGATGATGTCGGGCCTGCAGGGATCGGGCAAGACGACGACGTGCGGCAAGCTGGCGGCGTATTACAAGAAGCGTGGGAAGAAGGTGCTGCTGGCGGCGGCGGACCTGCAGCGACCGGCGGCGGTGACGCAGCTGCGGGTTCTGGCTGATCAGGTTCAGAACGACGTCGAGGGCGCGGGATCGGTGGCGTGCTACGCGGAGCCTGAGAAGGTGGCGGAGTATGGCAAGGCGGTGGGGGCCGCGGTGACGGTGTGCAAGAACGCGCTGGCGCGGGCGAAGCGTGACGAGGTGGACATCCTGATTCTGGACACGGCGGGTCGTCTGCACGTGAACGCCGAGCTGATGGGCGAGCTGCGTCAGGTGGCGGGTGCGGTGACGCCTCATCAGATCCTGCTGGTGATCGACGCGATGACGGGTCAGGACGCGGTGAACTCGGCGAAGGCGTTCGACGAGCAGCTGGAGATCGATGGCGTCGTGCTGACGAAGTACGACTCGGACACGCGTGGCGGCGCCGCGTTGTCGGTGCGTCAGGTGACGGGTCGGCCGATCAAGTTCGTGGGGGTGGGCGAGAAGCTCGACGCGTTGGAGGCGTTTCACCCGACGCGGGTGGCGGGCCGGATCCTTGGGATGGGCGACGTGGTCTCGCTGGTGGAGAAGGCGCAGGAGCAGGTCTCCGAGGAGGAGGCGCTGGCCCTGCAGGAGAAGATGGCCAAGGGCCAGATGACGATGGATGACTTTCTGGGTCAGCTGCGAGCGATCCGTCGGATGGGGTCGTTCAAGTCGCTGCTGGGGATGCTGCCGGGCGTGGGTCAGGCGATCAAGGACCTGCCGATCGAGGAGAAGCAGATCGACCGGACCGAGGCGATCATCCAGTCGATGAACCGCGAGGAGCGCAAGGGCCGTGCGGCGCTGGATAACTCGCGTCGGCGTCGGATCTCGCGAGGTTCGGGGACGCAGGCGGAGGACGTGAGCCAGCTGGTCAAGGGCTTCGAGATGGTGAGTCAGATGGGCAAGGCGATGAGCGGGATGGGGATGCTGAGCAAGGCGAAGTCGATGGCGGGGATGTCGCCTGACGCGGCGATGGCGAGCATGGGGGGGATGCCCGGGATGCCCAAGCGGAAGGGATCGACCAGGAGCGAGAGCGTCAAGAAGAAGTTCAAGCAGAGGAAGCGGAGGAAGTGA
- the rfaE2 gene encoding D-glycero-beta-D-manno-heptose 1-phosphate adenylyltransferase — MKQDADLLDRLDRWRSVRVVVVGDFMLDRYTYGNAERLSPDAPVPVLAVEREEVRPGGASNVCRQLAAMRCDVRALGVIGEDEAGGALVSALAAAGVDGSGLTRSVERPTTVKHSLVGLAQHRHPQKMFRLDTEVKSAIDGGTAERLLESVAASLGEASVLCLEDYNKGVLTEDVCRRVIAMCRERGVPVFVDPAAISDYGKYRGATTITPNRTEAEKATGLSTRGGGDEALAEVARRLRSELDLESVVLTLDKQGALLMVGEERPELVPTVARSVYDVTGAGDTVLAMLSAARGNGCSWRESVALANLAAGLEVERFGVVPIDLEEVMLSALEQRHASLGKARTLETLLPELGAHRRVGKRVAMTNGCFDVLHAGHVAYLREARKAGDLLVVAVNDDASITRLKGEGRPVNGEADRVLVLSELESVDYVVVFDRDTPTHLIEAIRPEVLVKGADYTRDQVVGHEVVDGYGGEIVLVGLREGLSTTNILRKLEDGKG, encoded by the coding sequence ATGAAACAGGACGCGGATCTGCTGGACCGTCTGGACCGCTGGCGGTCGGTGCGTGTGGTTGTGGTGGGCGACTTCATGCTGGACCGTTACACGTACGGGAACGCGGAGCGGTTGTCGCCTGACGCGCCGGTGCCGGTGCTGGCGGTGGAGCGTGAGGAGGTTCGGCCGGGTGGTGCGTCGAACGTGTGTCGCCAGCTGGCGGCGATGCGTTGTGATGTGCGGGCGTTGGGGGTGATCGGCGAGGACGAGGCGGGGGGCGCGTTGGTGTCGGCGTTGGCGGCGGCGGGCGTGGATGGTTCGGGGTTGACGCGTAGCGTGGAGCGTCCAACGACGGTGAAGCACAGCCTGGTCGGCCTGGCGCAGCACCGGCACCCGCAGAAGATGTTCCGGCTGGACACGGAGGTGAAGTCGGCGATTGATGGGGGTACGGCGGAGCGTCTGCTGGAGTCGGTGGCCGCGTCGCTCGGGGAGGCGTCGGTGCTGTGTCTGGAGGATTACAACAAGGGGGTGCTGACGGAGGATGTGTGCCGGCGCGTGATCGCGATGTGTCGCGAGCGTGGCGTGCCGGTGTTCGTGGACCCGGCGGCGATCTCGGATTACGGGAAGTATCGGGGGGCGACGACGATCACGCCGAACCGCACGGAGGCGGAGAAGGCGACGGGCTTGTCGACGCGTGGCGGCGGGGATGAGGCGTTGGCGGAGGTGGCGCGTCGTCTGCGTTCGGAGCTTGATCTGGAGTCGGTGGTGCTGACGCTGGACAAGCAGGGCGCGTTGCTGATGGTGGGCGAGGAGCGGCCCGAGCTGGTGCCGACGGTGGCGCGTTCGGTCTACGACGTGACGGGTGCGGGCGACACGGTGCTGGCGATGCTGTCGGCGGCGCGCGGCAACGGGTGCAGCTGGCGGGAGTCGGTGGCCTTGGCGAATCTCGCGGCGGGTCTGGAGGTGGAGCGGTTCGGCGTGGTGCCGATCGACCTGGAGGAGGTGATGCTGTCGGCGCTGGAGCAGCGGCACGCCTCGCTGGGCAAGGCGAGGACGCTGGAGACGCTGCTGCCCGAGCTGGGTGCGCATCGGCGTGTGGGCAAGCGTGTGGCGATGACCAACGGGTGTTTTGACGTGCTGCACGCGGGCCACGTGGCCTACCTGCGTGAGGCGCGGAAGGCGGGTGATCTGCTGGTGGTGGCGGTGAACGACGACGCGTCGATCACGCGGCTCAAGGGCGAGGGTCGGCCGGTGAATGGCGAAGCGGATCGCGTGCTGGTGCTCAGTGAGTTGGAGAGCGTGGATTACGTGGTTGTGTTTGACCGCGACACGCCGACGCACCTGATCGAGGCGATCCGGCCCGAGGTTCTGGTGAAGGGGGCGGACTACACGCGGGACCAGGTGGTGGGTCACGAGGTGGTGGATGGATACGGGGGCGAGATCGTGCTGGTGGGATTACGGGAGGGGTTGAGCACGACGAATATCCTGCGGAAGCTGGAGGACGGGAAGGGGTAG
- the lpxK gene encoding tetraacyldisaccharide 4'-kinase, which translates to MMHRRIERVMSGASHHPVARLMRLGLGVVEPVYREVVRRRNAAFDGGRRSVADLGRPVVSVGNLTTGGTGKTPMVVALARWLVAAGHRPAVLLRGYRGEKDAGLDGGPRRMDSDEAREYLAALPGVPVAADPDRERSAAWVLRRRPEVDVFLLDDGFQRRQVRRDVDLVLIDATNPFGFGHLLPRGLLREPVAGLRRADGVIITRGGRVKEPELVAIERRVAEVAGDIPVARAESVWTGLMTGEGERAVSWLEGRRVYAAAGIGNPWPFLAMAHEASEVVGEAVFDDHHVYGAGDVGRMAAEARACGAEVVLTTEKDWVKLGERAEGLGLPVVRPVLATRMVRGGEVIESLIGRVLS; encoded by the coding sequence ATGATGCACCGAAGGATCGAGCGTGTGATGTCGGGGGCTTCGCATCACCCGGTCGCGCGTCTGATGCGTCTGGGTCTGGGCGTGGTGGAGCCGGTGTACCGTGAGGTGGTTCGGCGTCGGAACGCGGCGTTTGACGGCGGGCGTCGGTCGGTGGCGGATCTGGGTCGGCCGGTGGTGTCGGTGGGGAATCTCACGACGGGCGGGACGGGCAAGACGCCTATGGTGGTGGCGCTGGCGCGTTGGCTGGTTGCGGCGGGTCATCGACCTGCGGTGCTGCTGCGGGGGTATCGGGGCGAGAAGGACGCGGGGCTGGACGGGGGCCCGCGTCGGATGGACTCGGACGAGGCGCGTGAGTATCTCGCGGCGTTGCCCGGGGTGCCGGTGGCGGCGGACCCGGACCGCGAGCGATCGGCGGCGTGGGTGCTGCGTCGTCGGCCGGAGGTGGACGTGTTTTTGTTGGACGACGGGTTTCAGCGGCGGCAGGTCAGGCGTGACGTGGACCTGGTGCTGATTGACGCGACGAACCCGTTTGGGTTCGGGCATCTTTTGCCGCGGGGCCTGCTGCGTGAGCCGGTGGCGGGTTTGCGGCGTGCGGACGGCGTGATCATCACGCGCGGCGGGCGTGTGAAGGAGCCGGAGCTGGTGGCGATCGAGCGTCGTGTGGCGGAGGTGGCGGGTGACATCCCGGTGGCGCGGGCGGAGTCGGTGTGGACGGGGCTGATGACGGGTGAGGGTGAGCGGGCGGTGTCGTGGCTGGAGGGTCGGCGGGTGTATGCGGCGGCGGGTATCGGGAATCCGTGGCCGTTTCTGGCGATGGCGCACGAGGCGAGCGAGGTGGTGGGTGAGGCGGTGTTTGACGATCACCACGTGTACGGGGCGGGCGATGTGGGGCGGATGGCGGCGGAGGCGCGGGCGTGCGGCGCGGAGGTGGTTCTGACGACGGAGAAGGACTGGGTGAAGCTGGGCGAGCGTGCTGAGGGTCTGGGTCTGCCGGTGGTCCGGCCGGTGCTGGCGACGCGGATGGTGCGTGGCGGCGAGGTGATCGAGTCGCTGATTGGTAGGGTGTTGTCATGA
- a CDS encoding 6-pyruvoyl trahydropterin synthase family protein, translated as MVELTRTVRLCVNDPVEDRGRLSSAETAVSNAYSAWPAMRGLGRYYEVTVGYVGEPDAETGYLVDIKLIDRVVRDRGMTVMNSAIGSGEPVAVDAVVAGLLEAVGPEIGVGVRWVELGLTPGLRVRAVRDAEDVLMVLMTQTFEFSAAHRLFLRDRSDAENAELFGKCANPAGHGHNYRLDVTVACDAGGDARLPMAEALDAWVDRWVIEALDHKHLNVDVQAFESLNPSVEHIAQVVWGLLEGRVEALGAGVRLDEVRVWETGKTSCRYRGPAGAVNLGG; from the coding sequence GTGGTTGAGCTGACCCGAACGGTGCGTCTGTGTGTGAACGATCCGGTGGAGGACCGTGGGCGGCTGTCGTCGGCGGAGACGGCGGTCTCGAACGCGTACAGCGCGTGGCCGGCGATGCGGGGGCTGGGGCGTTACTACGAGGTGACGGTGGGTTACGTGGGCGAGCCGGACGCGGAGACCGGGTATCTGGTGGACATCAAGCTGATCGACCGTGTGGTGCGTGATCGCGGGATGACGGTGATGAATAGTGCGATCGGATCGGGGGAGCCGGTGGCGGTGGACGCGGTGGTGGCGGGGTTGCTGGAGGCGGTGGGTCCGGAGATCGGCGTGGGGGTTCGGTGGGTGGAGCTCGGGTTGACGCCCGGGCTGCGGGTTCGGGCGGTTCGCGATGCGGAGGATGTTCTGATGGTGTTGATGACGCAGACGTTTGAGTTTTCGGCGGCGCACCGGCTGTTTCTGAGGGATCGGAGTGACGCGGAGAACGCGGAGCTGTTCGGCAAGTGCGCGAACCCTGCCGGTCACGGGCACAACTACCGGCTGGACGTCACGGTGGCTTGTGACGCTGGGGGTGATGCGCGTCTGCCGATGGCCGAGGCGTTGGACGCGTGGGTGGACCGGTGGGTCATTGAGGCGTTGGATCACAAGCACCTGAACGTGGACGTTCAGGCGTTTGAGTCGTTAAACCCGTCGGTGGAGCACATCGCGCAGGTGGTGTGGGGGTTGCTGGAGGGTCGGGTGGAGGCGTTGGGGGCGGGTGTGCGTCTGGACGAGGTGCGGGTTTGGGAGACGGGCAAGACGTCGTGCCGGTACCGCGGGCCGGCGGGTGCGGTTAATCTTGGGGGATGA
- a CDS encoding Maf family protein yields the protein MCDVTRQGGLILASRSPRRAQLLREAGVVFDQLSPGFDDPPEPERVGGESAEGLAARLAMAKAESMNEHGSDHWILASDTLCVGCGGEVLGTPVSRERAGAMLRGFVGAEHRVMTGVALLEPGGGVRAGFTDVSMVRWGAVSEGEIEAYLDSGQWSDKAGGYNLFDRQAAGWAIEVEGDPGTVVGLPMRRLLPVLAACGLVGERCG from the coding sequence GTGTGTGACGTGACCCGACAAGGCGGATTGATATTGGCGAGTCGTTCGCCTCGGCGGGCGCAGCTGCTGCGTGAGGCGGGGGTTGTGTTTGATCAGCTGTCGCCCGGGTTTGACGATCCGCCGGAGCCGGAGCGGGTGGGGGGTGAGTCGGCGGAGGGGTTGGCGGCGCGGCTGGCGATGGCGAAGGCCGAATCGATGAATGAACACGGGTCAGATCATTGGATTCTGGCCTCGGACACCTTGTGTGTGGGTTGTGGGGGCGAGGTGCTGGGGACGCCTGTGTCGCGTGAGCGAGCGGGAGCGATGCTCCGGGGGTTTGTGGGCGCGGAGCATCGGGTGATGACGGGGGTGGCGTTGCTGGAGCCCGGGGGCGGGGTGCGTGCGGGGTTCACGGACGTGTCGATGGTTCGCTGGGGTGCGGTTTCGGAGGGTGAGATCGAGGCGTATCTGGATTCCGGGCAGTGGTCGGACAAGGCGGGCGGTTACAACCTGTTTGACCGTCAGGCAGCGGGCTGGGCGATCGAGGTGGAGGGTGATCCGGGGACGGTGGTGGGTCTGCCGATGCGTCGGCTGCTGCCTGTGCTGGCGGCGTGCGGCCTGGTCGGGGAGCGTTGCGGATGA